In a genomic window of Rhododendron vialii isolate Sample 1 chromosome 12a, ASM3025357v1:
- the LOC131310157 gene encoding protein MEI2-like 4 isoform X8, translating into MPSERMDGEGLSLPSFFPEEVFYPNERQVGFWKTETMPDHYIDIGVKVDGILGTAGGNSAASSPLEKRMSPESHQRMQSCDLPDPTLTKDQKVNYSLKKHAVGAERAASQSFRIPVDHIPGMRSNLSAKPASYFMEGDEIHVMGPQYENGLFSSSLSELFGRKLRLTSNNALYGHSVGAAASHYEDQEPFETLEEIEAQTIGNLLPNDDDLLNGVTDGLDYVGQSNPGEEIEDLDFFSSVGGMDLGEDGFPSGQRDSEFSGGSFSSVGVDQHYREHPSRTLFVRNINSNVEDSELQALFEQFGDIHTLYTACKHRGFVMIAYYDIRASQNAMRALQNKPLRRRNLDIHFSIPKENPSEKYINHGILVVFNLDSSVSNEELHQIFGVYGEIKEIREAPQRGHHRFIEFYDVRAAEAALCALNRSDIAGKKIKLEPSPPVGARHLMPQFPSDMEQDESGPYLHHCSSPSNSTTGFHGITASCMDNRTVPGVHPAIRAPISGPFMENAFHHGLSSSVPNSLSSLVRVESLGNQSSFPESGHSQRQLKVGFQGTPDFHPHSFLEYHDGLTNGAQCNSPVMDANVSARPCNRNENRRFCKPNVNAHSLELNDAVFGFSGNGSCPSPGHHYMWNNSPQPQGMMWPNSPTFVNGVCTGHPPPGLHGQLSRAPSQMLNTILPMNNHHVGSAPSANPSLWDRRHSYAGESPNASGFHPGSLGNMRISGNSPHHLEFVSQNIFPHVGGNCMDLPIPSQNVGLQSHHQRCMMFPGRGQMIPMMSSFDSPNERARSRRSEASSNQGDNKKQFELDVDRIMRGEDNRTTLMIKNIPNKYTSKMLLAAIDECHRGTYDFIYLPIDFKNKCNVGYAFINMTDPSMIIPFYQAFNGKKWEKFNSEKVATLAYARIQGKAALIAHFQNSSLMNEDKRCRPILFNTDGPNAGDQVPFPMGVNIRSRPSKTRAITSEENHQESALNLPNGEEFVNGDSSSD; encoded by the exons GTGTAAAAGTGGACGGAATATTGGGAACAGCAGGTGGAAATTCTGCTGCTTCATCACCCCTTGAGAAACGGATGTCACCCGAATCTCATCAGAGGATGCAATCTTGCGATCTTCCTGATCCTACCCTTACCAAAGACCAAAAAGTTAACTATAGCTTAAAGAAGCATGCAGTGGGAGCAGAGAGAGCAGCCAGTCAATCCTTTCGGATACCTGTTGACCATATTCCAGGAATGAGATCAAATTTGAGTGCAAAGCCAGCGTCTTATTTTATGGAAGGTGATGAAATTCATGTCATGGGCCCTCAATACGAGAATGGTCTCTTCTCAAGCTCATTGTCAGAATTATTTGGCAGAAAAT TGAGATTAACATCAAATAATGCTCTGTATGGCCATTCTGTTGGTGCTGCTGCCTCCCATTATGAGGATCAGGAACCTTTTGAAACCCTTGAGGAAATTGAGGCTCAAACTATTGGGAATCTCCTCCCTAATGATGATGACCTGCTCAATGGGGTGACTGATGGGCTTGATTATGTGGGCCAATCCAATCCTGGAGAAGAAATTGAAGATTTAGACTTTTTTAGCAGTGTTGGAGGGATGGACTTAGGAGAAGATGGCTTCCCTTCAGGACAGAGAGATTCTGAATTTTCTGGAGGATCTTTCAGTTCGGTTGGTGTGGACCAACATTACAGGGAACATCCGTCACGAACACTGTTTGTGAGAAACATAAATAGCAATGTGGAAGATTCTGAGTTACAGGCCCTTTTTGAG CAATTTGGGGATATACACACTCTTTATACAGCATGCAAGCACAGGGGCTTTGTCATGATAGCATATTATGATATAAGAGCATCCCAAAATGCTATGAGAGCACTTCAGAACAAACCATTGAGACGGAGGAATCTTGACATACATTTCTCAATCCCAAAG GAAAATCCTTCAGAGAAGTATATTAATCACGGTATTCTCGTGGTTTTTAACCTTGATTCTTCTGTTTCAAATGAGGAACTCCATCAGATTTTTGGTGTCTACGGAGAAATTAAGGAG ATCCGTGAGGCTCCACAAAGAGGTCATCACAGGTTTATAGAATTCTATGATGTTAGGGCTGCAGAGGCTGCTCTTTGTGCATTGAACCGCAGTGATATTGCAGGGAAGAAGATTAAGCTTGAACCAAGTCCTCCTGTGGGTGCTAGACA TTTGATGCCACAATTCCCTTCGGATATGGAACAAGATGAATCTGGTCCATATCTACACCATTGTAGCTCGCCTAGTAACTCAACAACAGGATTTCATG GGATCACAGCTTCTTGCATGGATAACAGAACTGTTCCAGGGGTACACCCTGCAATCCGAGCCCCGATTAGTGGTCCATTCATGGAAAATGCATTCCATCATGGACTCTCATCTAGTGTTCCTAACAGTTTATCCTCTTTGGTAAGAGTTGAATCACTTGGCAATCAATCCAGTTTCCCCGAGTCTGGCCACTCACAGAGGCAGCTAAAAGTTGGATTTCAAGGAACACCTGATTTTCATCCTCATTCCTTCCTGGAGTATCATGATGGTTTAACTAATGGTGCTCAGTGCAATTCTCCGGTCATGGATGCTAATGTTAGTGCCAGGCCATGCAACAGAAATGAGAACCGACGATTCTGTAAACCGAACGTAAATGCCCATTCACTTGAACTGAATGATGCTG tttttggtttttccgGAAATGGGAGCTGTCCCTCTCCTGGACATCATTATATGTGGAATAATTCACCTCAGCCTCAAGGCATGATGTGGCCAAACTCACCAACATTTGTAAACGGGGTTTGCACTGGTCATCCCCCTCCTGGTTTGCATGGACAACTTTCGAGAGCACCATCGCAGATGCTGAATACGATCTTACCAATGAATAATCACCATGTGGGATCAGCACCATCTGCAAATCCTTCTCTTTGGGACAGACGACACTCCTATGCTGGGGAATCCCCCAATGCTTCTGGCTTTCATCCAGGTTCTCTTGGGAACATGAGAATTTCTGGTAATTCGCCACATCATTTGGAATTCGTCTCCCAAAATATCTTTCCTCATGTTGGTGGAAACTGCATGGACCTGCCTATACCTTCCCAAAATGTTGGATTGCAGTCCCATCATCAAAGGTGCATGATGTTTCCTGGACGAGGTCAAATGATTCCTATGATGAGTTCCTTTGATTCTCCTAATGAACGGGCTAGGAGTCGTAGAAGTGAAGCCAGTTCCAACCAAGGTGACAACAAGAAACAGTTTGAACTTGACGTTGACCGCATAATGCGAGGAGAAGACAACCGGACAACACTTATGATAAAGAACATTCCTAACAA GTATACTTCAAAGATGCTTTTAGCTGCAATTGATGAATGCCATAGAGGAACTTATGATTTTATTTATCTTCCTATCGATTTTAAG AACAAATGCAATGTGGGTTATGCATTCATCAACATGACTGATCCTTCCATGATAATTCCATTCTATCAG GCATTTAATGGAAAGAAATGGGAAAAGTTTAACAGCGAAAAGGTTGCAACACTTGCTTATGCTCGCATACAGGGAAAAGCTGCTCTCATTGCTCATTTTCAGAACTCAAGCTTGATGAATGAGGATAAGCGATGTCGGCCAATCCTCTTCAACACTGATGGTCCCAATGCAGGTGATCAG GTGCCATTCCCTATGGGCGTCAACATCCGATCAAGACCCAGCAAAACTAGAGCCATTACCAGTGAGGAAAACCATCAAGAAAGCGCACTAAATCTGCCAAATGGGGAGGAATTTGTTAATGGGGACTCGTCTTCAGACTGA
- the LOC131310157 gene encoding protein MEI2-like 4 isoform X10, which produces MSPESHQRMQSCDLPDPTLTKDQKVNYSLKKHAVGAERAASQSFRIPVDHIPGMRSNLSAKPASYFMEGDEIHVMGPQYENGLFSSSLSELFGRKCFHGAVRLTSNNALYGHSVGAAASHYEDQEPFETLEEIEAQTIGNLLPNDDDLLNGVTDGLDYVGQSNPGEEIEDLDFFSSVGGMDLGEDGFPSGQRDSEFSGGSFSSVGVDQHYREHPSRTLFVRNINSNVEDSELQALFEQFGDIHTLYTACKHRGFVMIAYYDIRASQNAMRALQNKPLRRRNLDIHFSIPKENPSEKYINHGILVVFNLDSSVSNEELHQIFGVYGEIKEIREAPQRGHHRFIEFYDVRAAEAALCALNRSDIAGKKIKLEPSPPVGARQCLMPQFPSDMEQDESGPYLHHCSSPSNSTTGFHGPVSHAGITASCMDNRTVPGVHPAIRAPISGPFMENAFHHGLSSSVPNSLSSLVRVESLGNQSSFPESGHSQRQLKVGFQGTPDFHPHSFLEYHDGLTNGAQCNSPVMDANVSARPCNRNENRRFCKPNVNAHSLELNDAVFGFSGNGSCPSPGHHYMWNNSPQPQGMMWPNSPTFVNGVCTGHPPPGLHGQLSRAPSQMLNTILPMNNHHVGSAPSANPSLWDRRHSYAGESPNASGFHPGSLGNMRISGNSPHHLEFVSQNIFPHVGGNCMDLPIPSQNVGLQSHHQRCMMFPGRGQMIPMMSSFDSPNERARSRRSEASSNQGDNKKQFELDVDRIMRGEDNRTTLMIKNIPNKYTSKMLLAAIDECHRGTYDFIYLPIDFKNKCNVGYAFINMTDPSMIIPFYQAFNGKKWEKFNSEKVATLAYARIQGKAALIAHFQNSSLMNEDKRCRPILFNTDGPNAGDQVPFPMGVNIRSRPSKTRAITSEENHQESALNLPNGEEFVNGDSSSD; this is translated from the exons ATGTCACCCGAATCTCATCAGAGGATGCAATCTTGCGATCTTCCTGATCCTACCCTTACCAAAGACCAAAAAGTTAACTATAGCTTAAAGAAGCATGCAGTGGGAGCAGAGAGAGCAGCCAGTCAATCCTTTCGGATACCTGTTGACCATATTCCAGGAATGAGATCAAATTTGAGTGCAAAGCCAGCGTCTTATTTTATGGAAGGTGATGAAATTCATGTCATGGGCCCTCAATACGAGAATGGTCTCTTCTCAAGCTCATTGTCAGAATTATTTGGCAGAAAAT GTTTCCATGGTGCAGTGAGATTAACATCAAATAATGCTCTGTATGGCCATTCTGTTGGTGCTGCTGCCTCCCATTATGAGGATCAGGAACCTTTTGAAACCCTTGAGGAAATTGAGGCTCAAACTATTGGGAATCTCCTCCCTAATGATGATGACCTGCTCAATGGGGTGACTGATGGGCTTGATTATGTGGGCCAATCCAATCCTGGAGAAGAAATTGAAGATTTAGACTTTTTTAGCAGTGTTGGAGGGATGGACTTAGGAGAAGATGGCTTCCCTTCAGGACAGAGAGATTCTGAATTTTCTGGAGGATCTTTCAGTTCGGTTGGTGTGGACCAACATTACAGGGAACATCCGTCACGAACACTGTTTGTGAGAAACATAAATAGCAATGTGGAAGATTCTGAGTTACAGGCCCTTTTTGAG CAATTTGGGGATATACACACTCTTTATACAGCATGCAAGCACAGGGGCTTTGTCATGATAGCATATTATGATATAAGAGCATCCCAAAATGCTATGAGAGCACTTCAGAACAAACCATTGAGACGGAGGAATCTTGACATACATTTCTCAATCCCAAAG GAAAATCCTTCAGAGAAGTATATTAATCACGGTATTCTCGTGGTTTTTAACCTTGATTCTTCTGTTTCAAATGAGGAACTCCATCAGATTTTTGGTGTCTACGGAGAAATTAAGGAG ATCCGTGAGGCTCCACAAAGAGGTCATCACAGGTTTATAGAATTCTATGATGTTAGGGCTGCAGAGGCTGCTCTTTGTGCATTGAACCGCAGTGATATTGCAGGGAAGAAGATTAAGCTTGAACCAAGTCCTCCTGTGGGTGCTAGACAGTG TTTGATGCCACAATTCCCTTCGGATATGGAACAAGATGAATCTGGTCCATATCTACACCATTGTAGCTCGCCTAGTAACTCAACAACAGGATTTCATG GGCCAGTTTCTCATGCAGGGATCACAGCTTCTTGCATGGATAACAGAACTGTTCCAGGGGTACACCCTGCAATCCGAGCCCCGATTAGTGGTCCATTCATGGAAAATGCATTCCATCATGGACTCTCATCTAGTGTTCCTAACAGTTTATCCTCTTTGGTAAGAGTTGAATCACTTGGCAATCAATCCAGTTTCCCCGAGTCTGGCCACTCACAGAGGCAGCTAAAAGTTGGATTTCAAGGAACACCTGATTTTCATCCTCATTCCTTCCTGGAGTATCATGATGGTTTAACTAATGGTGCTCAGTGCAATTCTCCGGTCATGGATGCTAATGTTAGTGCCAGGCCATGCAACAGAAATGAGAACCGACGATTCTGTAAACCGAACGTAAATGCCCATTCACTTGAACTGAATGATGCTG tttttggtttttccgGAAATGGGAGCTGTCCCTCTCCTGGACATCATTATATGTGGAATAATTCACCTCAGCCTCAAGGCATGATGTGGCCAAACTCACCAACATTTGTAAACGGGGTTTGCACTGGTCATCCCCCTCCTGGTTTGCATGGACAACTTTCGAGAGCACCATCGCAGATGCTGAATACGATCTTACCAATGAATAATCACCATGTGGGATCAGCACCATCTGCAAATCCTTCTCTTTGGGACAGACGACACTCCTATGCTGGGGAATCCCCCAATGCTTCTGGCTTTCATCCAGGTTCTCTTGGGAACATGAGAATTTCTGGTAATTCGCCACATCATTTGGAATTCGTCTCCCAAAATATCTTTCCTCATGTTGGTGGAAACTGCATGGACCTGCCTATACCTTCCCAAAATGTTGGATTGCAGTCCCATCATCAAAGGTGCATGATGTTTCCTGGACGAGGTCAAATGATTCCTATGATGAGTTCCTTTGATTCTCCTAATGAACGGGCTAGGAGTCGTAGAAGTGAAGCCAGTTCCAACCAAGGTGACAACAAGAAACAGTTTGAACTTGACGTTGACCGCATAATGCGAGGAGAAGACAACCGGACAACACTTATGATAAAGAACATTCCTAACAA GTATACTTCAAAGATGCTTTTAGCTGCAATTGATGAATGCCATAGAGGAACTTATGATTTTATTTATCTTCCTATCGATTTTAAG AACAAATGCAATGTGGGTTATGCATTCATCAACATGACTGATCCTTCCATGATAATTCCATTCTATCAG GCATTTAATGGAAAGAAATGGGAAAAGTTTAACAGCGAAAAGGTTGCAACACTTGCTTATGCTCGCATACAGGGAAAAGCTGCTCTCATTGCTCATTTTCAGAACTCAAGCTTGATGAATGAGGATAAGCGATGTCGGCCAATCCTCTTCAACACTGATGGTCCCAATGCAGGTGATCAG GTGCCATTCCCTATGGGCGTCAACATCCGATCAAGACCCAGCAAAACTAGAGCCATTACCAGTGAGGAAAACCATCAAGAAAGCGCACTAAATCTGCCAAATGGGGAGGAATTTGTTAATGGGGACTCGTCTTCAGACTGA
- the LOC131310157 gene encoding protein MEI2-like 4 isoform X9, with translation MPCGCYVYSGVKVDGILGTAGGNSAASSPLEKRMSPESHQRMQSCDLPDPTLTKDQKVNYSLKKHAVGAERAASQSFRIPVDHIPGMRSNLSAKPASYFMEGDEIHVMGPQYENGLFSSSLSELFGRKCFHGAVRLTSNNALYGHSVGAAASHYEDQEPFETLEEIEAQTIGNLLPNDDDLLNGVTDGLDYVGQSNPGEEIEDLDFFSSVGGMDLGEDGFPSGQRDSEFSGGSFSSVGVDQHYREHPSRTLFVRNINSNVEDSELQALFEQFGDIHTLYTACKHRGFVMIAYYDIRASQNAMRALQNKPLRRRNLDIHFSIPKENPSEKYINHGILVVFNLDSSVSNEELHQIFGVYGEIKEIREAPQRGHHRFIEFYDVRAAEAALCALNRSDIAGKKIKLEPSPPVGARQCLMPQFPSDMEQDESGPYLHHCSSPSNSTTGFHGPVSHAGITASCMDNRTVPGVHPAIRAPISGPFMENAFHHGLSSSVPNSLSSLVRVESLGNQSSFPESGHSQRQLKVGFQGTPDFHPHSFLEYHDGLTNGAQCNSPVMDANVSARPCNRNENRRFCKPNVNAHSLELNDAVFGFSGNGSCPSPGHHYMWNNSPQPQGMMWPNSPTFVNGVCTGHPPPGLHGQLSRAPSQMLNTILPMNNHHVGSAPSANPSLWDRRHSYAGESPNASGFHPGSLGNMRISGNSPHHLEFVSQNIFPHVGGNCMDLPIPSQNVGLQSHHQRCMMFPGRGQMIPMMSSFDSPNERARSRRSEASSNQGDNKKQFELDVDRIMRGEDNRTTLMIKNIPNKYTSKMLLAAIDECHRGTYDFIYLPIDFKNKCNVGYAFINMTDPSMIIPFYQAFNGKKWEKFNSEKVATLAYARIQGKAALIAHFQNSSLMNEDKRCRPILFNTDGPNAGDQVPFPMGVNIRSRPSKTRAITSEENHQESALNLPNGEEFVNGDSSSD, from the exons ATGCCTTGTGGATGCTACGTTTATTCAGGTGTAAAAGTGGACGGAATATTGGGAACAGCAGGTGGAAATTCTGCTGCTTCATCACCCCTTGAGAAACGGATGTCACCCGAATCTCATCAGAGGATGCAATCTTGCGATCTTCCTGATCCTACCCTTACCAAAGACCAAAAAGTTAACTATAGCTTAAAGAAGCATGCAGTGGGAGCAGAGAGAGCAGCCAGTCAATCCTTTCGGATACCTGTTGACCATATTCCAGGAATGAGATCAAATTTGAGTGCAAAGCCAGCGTCTTATTTTATGGAAGGTGATGAAATTCATGTCATGGGCCCTCAATACGAGAATGGTCTCTTCTCAAGCTCATTGTCAGAATTATTTGGCAGAAAAT GTTTCCATGGTGCAGTGAGATTAACATCAAATAATGCTCTGTATGGCCATTCTGTTGGTGCTGCTGCCTCCCATTATGAGGATCAGGAACCTTTTGAAACCCTTGAGGAAATTGAGGCTCAAACTATTGGGAATCTCCTCCCTAATGATGATGACCTGCTCAATGGGGTGACTGATGGGCTTGATTATGTGGGCCAATCCAATCCTGGAGAAGAAATTGAAGATTTAGACTTTTTTAGCAGTGTTGGAGGGATGGACTTAGGAGAAGATGGCTTCCCTTCAGGACAGAGAGATTCTGAATTTTCTGGAGGATCTTTCAGTTCGGTTGGTGTGGACCAACATTACAGGGAACATCCGTCACGAACACTGTTTGTGAGAAACATAAATAGCAATGTGGAAGATTCTGAGTTACAGGCCCTTTTTGAG CAATTTGGGGATATACACACTCTTTATACAGCATGCAAGCACAGGGGCTTTGTCATGATAGCATATTATGATATAAGAGCATCCCAAAATGCTATGAGAGCACTTCAGAACAAACCATTGAGACGGAGGAATCTTGACATACATTTCTCAATCCCAAAG GAAAATCCTTCAGAGAAGTATATTAATCACGGTATTCTCGTGGTTTTTAACCTTGATTCTTCTGTTTCAAATGAGGAACTCCATCAGATTTTTGGTGTCTACGGAGAAATTAAGGAG ATCCGTGAGGCTCCACAAAGAGGTCATCACAGGTTTATAGAATTCTATGATGTTAGGGCTGCAGAGGCTGCTCTTTGTGCATTGAACCGCAGTGATATTGCAGGGAAGAAGATTAAGCTTGAACCAAGTCCTCCTGTGGGTGCTAGACAGTG TTTGATGCCACAATTCCCTTCGGATATGGAACAAGATGAATCTGGTCCATATCTACACCATTGTAGCTCGCCTAGTAACTCAACAACAGGATTTCATG GGCCAGTTTCTCATGCAGGGATCACAGCTTCTTGCATGGATAACAGAACTGTTCCAGGGGTACACCCTGCAATCCGAGCCCCGATTAGTGGTCCATTCATGGAAAATGCATTCCATCATGGACTCTCATCTAGTGTTCCTAACAGTTTATCCTCTTTGGTAAGAGTTGAATCACTTGGCAATCAATCCAGTTTCCCCGAGTCTGGCCACTCACAGAGGCAGCTAAAAGTTGGATTTCAAGGAACACCTGATTTTCATCCTCATTCCTTCCTGGAGTATCATGATGGTTTAACTAATGGTGCTCAGTGCAATTCTCCGGTCATGGATGCTAATGTTAGTGCCAGGCCATGCAACAGAAATGAGAACCGACGATTCTGTAAACCGAACGTAAATGCCCATTCACTTGAACTGAATGATGCTG tttttggtttttccgGAAATGGGAGCTGTCCCTCTCCTGGACATCATTATATGTGGAATAATTCACCTCAGCCTCAAGGCATGATGTGGCCAAACTCACCAACATTTGTAAACGGGGTTTGCACTGGTCATCCCCCTCCTGGTTTGCATGGACAACTTTCGAGAGCACCATCGCAGATGCTGAATACGATCTTACCAATGAATAATCACCATGTGGGATCAGCACCATCTGCAAATCCTTCTCTTTGGGACAGACGACACTCCTATGCTGGGGAATCCCCCAATGCTTCTGGCTTTCATCCAGGTTCTCTTGGGAACATGAGAATTTCTGGTAATTCGCCACATCATTTGGAATTCGTCTCCCAAAATATCTTTCCTCATGTTGGTGGAAACTGCATGGACCTGCCTATACCTTCCCAAAATGTTGGATTGCAGTCCCATCATCAAAGGTGCATGATGTTTCCTGGACGAGGTCAAATGATTCCTATGATGAGTTCCTTTGATTCTCCTAATGAACGGGCTAGGAGTCGTAGAAGTGAAGCCAGTTCCAACCAAGGTGACAACAAGAAACAGTTTGAACTTGACGTTGACCGCATAATGCGAGGAGAAGACAACCGGACAACACTTATGATAAAGAACATTCCTAACAA GTATACTTCAAAGATGCTTTTAGCTGCAATTGATGAATGCCATAGAGGAACTTATGATTTTATTTATCTTCCTATCGATTTTAAG AACAAATGCAATGTGGGTTATGCATTCATCAACATGACTGATCCTTCCATGATAATTCCATTCTATCAG GCATTTAATGGAAAGAAATGGGAAAAGTTTAACAGCGAAAAGGTTGCAACACTTGCTTATGCTCGCATACAGGGAAAAGCTGCTCTCATTGCTCATTTTCAGAACTCAAGCTTGATGAATGAGGATAAGCGATGTCGGCCAATCCTCTTCAACACTGATGGTCCCAATGCAGGTGATCAG GTGCCATTCCCTATGGGCGTCAACATCCGATCAAGACCCAGCAAAACTAGAGCCATTACCAGTGAGGAAAACCATCAAGAAAGCGCACTAAATCTGCCAAATGGGGAGGAATTTGTTAATGGGGACTCGTCTTCAGACTGA